One genomic segment of Streptomyces niveus includes these proteins:
- the infC gene encoding translation initiation factor IF-3 gives MWCYRGGSISAEPRINDRIRVPEVRLVGPSGEQVGIVPLAKALELAQEYDLDLVEVAATARPPVCKLMDYGKFKYESAMKAREARKNQAHTVIKEMKLRPKIDPHDYDTKKGHVVRFLKQGDKVKITIMFRGREQSRPELGFRLLQRLASDVEELGFIESNPKQDGRNMIMVLGPHKKKTEAMAEAREAQAARKAERQGHAPDDHVDESPDATKARAEAEAEAEAPAESSSEA, from the coding sequence GTGTGGTGCTACCGAGGAGGATCCATCAGCGCTGAGCCCCGCATTAACGACCGGATTCGTGTTCCCGAGGTCCGCCTTGTCGGCCCCAGTGGCGAGCAGGTCGGCATCGTGCCGCTTGCGAAGGCCCTGGAGCTCGCGCAGGAGTACGACCTGGACCTGGTCGAGGTCGCGGCGACCGCCCGTCCGCCCGTGTGCAAGCTCATGGATTACGGGAAGTTCAAGTACGAGTCGGCCATGAAGGCCCGTGAGGCGCGCAAGAACCAGGCGCACACGGTCATCAAGGAGATGAAACTCCGGCCGAAGATCGACCCGCATGACTACGACACCAAAAAGGGTCACGTCGTCCGGTTCCTCAAGCAGGGTGACAAGGTCAAGATCACGATCATGTTCCGTGGTCGTGAGCAGTCCCGCCCGGAACTGGGCTTCAGGCTGCTCCAGCGTCTCGCTTCGGACGTCGAGGAGCTCGGCTTCATCGAGTCGAACCCGAAGCAGGACGGCCGGAACATGATCATGGTGCTCGGCCCGCACAAGAAGAAGACCGAAGCCATGGCAGAGGCCCGCGAGGCCCAGGCGGCCCGCAAGGCGGAGCGCCAGGGTCACGCGCCCGACGACCACGTGGACGAGTCCCCGGACGCCACGAAGGCCCGTGCGGAAGCCGAAGCCGAAGCCGAGGCTCCGGCCGAATCGTCCTCCGAGGCGTGA
- the pheT gene encoding phenylalanine--tRNA ligase subunit beta, which translates to MRAPLSWLREYVELPATETGRDVQARLISAGLEVETVEQVGAGLKGPLVVGKVLTIEELTEFKKPIRFCTLDVGDANGTGEPQEVICGARNFAVGDKVVVVLPGAVLAGGFEISARKTYGRTSHGMICSSAELGMGDDGSGGIVVLPPEHEVGTDAVELLQLVDEVLDIAVTPDRGYCLSMRGIARETAISYGLPLRDPALIDVPAPNSFGHRVEVSDPVGCDHFTMRTVTGLDPEARSPIWLRRRLQKAGMRPISLAVDITNYVMLEIGQPLHAYDRKLVDGTIGVRRAEPGEELTTLDGVKRVLDPADLVITDERGPIGLAGVMGGADTEIADAEIVASPLSSSAAERAARGTTEVVVEAAHFDPVGVARTARRHKLSSEASRRFERGVDPHAAAAAAQRTVDLLVLLAGGSAAAGVTEVVAPSGPHTITMAADHPDKVAGVGYGRETVVRRLQEIGCDVSGQDELIVTVPSWRPDLREINDLAEEVIRLEGYENLPSTLPRPSSGRGLTGRQRLHRRAGRALAGAGYVEALNYPFVGVAQLDQLGLPADDDRRRTVTLVNPLADTEPAMRTTLLPGLFGALRRNDGRGSHDLALFETGLVFRPTGEESEPVRLPVDRRPTDEEIASLDAALPRQPRRAAVVLAGAREQAGWWGKGRPADWADAVEAARTVAAEAGVELTVKADQHAPWHPGRCAALYATVDGEPTLVGHAGELHPRVIKAYGLPERTCAMEIDLDLVERAGTGALTAPRISTFPVATQDVALVVAQDVPAADVERALHEGAGELLESIRLFDVFTGEQLGGGRKSLAYALRFRAADRTLTVEEASAARDAAVALAAERTGAVLRGA; encoded by the coding sequence ATGCGCGCCCCGCTTTCCTGGCTGCGCGAGTACGTCGAGCTGCCTGCCACCGAGACCGGCCGCGACGTCCAGGCCAGACTCATCTCCGCCGGCCTCGAGGTCGAGACCGTCGAGCAGGTCGGCGCCGGCCTCAAGGGCCCCCTCGTCGTCGGCAAGGTCCTCACCATCGAGGAGCTGACCGAGTTCAAGAAGCCCATCCGCTTCTGCACCCTCGATGTCGGTGATGCCAACGGGACCGGCGAGCCGCAGGAGGTCATCTGCGGTGCCCGGAACTTCGCCGTCGGCGACAAGGTCGTCGTGGTCCTGCCCGGCGCCGTGCTGGCCGGCGGGTTCGAGATCTCCGCGCGCAAGACGTACGGCAGGACCTCGCACGGCATGATCTGCTCCAGCGCCGAGCTGGGCATGGGCGACGACGGCAGCGGCGGCATCGTCGTCCTGCCGCCCGAGCACGAGGTCGGCACCGACGCCGTCGAACTGCTCCAGCTCGTCGACGAGGTCCTCGACATCGCCGTCACGCCGGACCGCGGCTACTGCCTCTCGATGCGCGGCATCGCCCGCGAGACCGCCATCTCGTACGGGCTCCCGCTCCGCGACCCGGCGCTGATCGACGTCCCGGCGCCGAACTCCTTCGGGCACCGGGTGGAGGTCTCCGACCCGGTCGGCTGCGACCACTTCACCATGCGCACCGTCACCGGGCTCGACCCCGAGGCGCGCTCCCCGATCTGGCTCAGGCGCAGGCTCCAGAAGGCCGGGATGCGCCCCATCTCGCTGGCCGTCGACATCACCAACTACGTGATGCTGGAGATCGGCCAGCCGCTGCACGCGTACGACCGCAAGCTCGTGGACGGCACCATCGGCGTACGGCGTGCCGAGCCGGGCGAGGAGCTGACCACCCTCGACGGCGTCAAGCGCGTCCTGGACCCGGCCGACCTCGTCATCACCGACGAGCGCGGGCCGATCGGTCTCGCGGGCGTGATGGGCGGCGCCGACACCGAGATCGCCGACGCCGAGATCGTGGCGAGCCCGCTGTCCTCGTCCGCCGCCGAACGCGCGGCGCGCGGCACCACCGAGGTCGTCGTCGAGGCGGCGCACTTCGACCCGGTCGGCGTGGCGCGCACCGCACGCAGGCACAAGCTGTCGTCCGAGGCGTCCCGGCGCTTCGAGCGCGGCGTCGACCCGCACGCCGCCGCCGCGGCCGCGCAGCGCACCGTCGATCTGCTGGTGCTGCTCGCGGGCGGATCCGCGGCGGCCGGAGTCACCGAGGTCGTCGCGCCGTCCGGACCGCACACCATCACCATGGCCGCCGACCATCCCGACAAGGTGGCCGGTGTCGGATACGGCAGGGAGACCGTCGTACGCCGTCTCCAGGAGATCGGCTGCGACGTCTCAGGACAGGACGAGCTGATCGTCACCGTCCCGAGCTGGCGGCCCGACCTCCGCGAGATCAACGATCTCGCCGAAGAGGTAATCCGGCTCGAAGGCTACGAGAACCTGCCGTCCACGCTGCCCCGTCCTTCGTCGGGGCGCGGGCTCACCGGGCGGCAGCGGCTGCACCGCAGGGCCGGCCGCGCGCTGGCCGGCGCGGGCTATGTCGAGGCGCTGAACTACCCGTTCGTCGGCGTCGCTCAGCTCGACCAGCTCGGGCTGCCCGCCGACGACGACCGGCGCCGTACGGTCACGCTCGTCAACCCGCTCGCCGACACCGAGCCCGCGATGCGCACGACGCTGCTGCCGGGTCTCTTCGGCGCGCTGCGCCGTAACGACGGCCGGGGCTCGCACGATCTGGCGCTGTTCGAGACAGGGCTGGTCTTCCGGCCCACGGGCGAGGAGAGCGAGCCGGTCAGGCTGCCCGTCGACCGGCGGCCCACGGACGAGGAGATCGCCTCGCTCGACGCCGCGCTGCCCCGGCAGCCGCGCCGCGCGGCCGTCGTCCTCGCCGGTGCGCGCGAGCAGGCCGGCTGGTGGGGCAAGGGCCGTCCGGCCGACTGGGCGGACGCCGTCGAGGCGGCCCGTACGGTCGCCGCCGAGGCGGGCGTCGAGCTGACGGTGAAGGCCGATCAGCACGCGCCGTGGCACCCGGGCCGCTGTGCGGCCCTGTACGCCACGGTGGACGGCGAGCCGACCCTCGTCGGTCACGCGGGTGAGCTGCACCCGCGTGTCATCAAGGCGTACGGCCTGCCGGAGCGCACCTGCGCCATGGAGATCGATCTGGATCTCGTGGAGCGGGCGGGCACCGGCGCGCTGACGGCGCCGCGGATCTCGACCTTCCCCGTCGCCACTCAGGACGTGGCACTGGTCGTCGCCCAGGACGTGCCGGCCGCCGATGTGGAGCGGGCGCTGCACGAGGGCGCGGGTGAACTGCTGGAATCCATCCGGCTGTTCGACGTCTTCACCGGCGAGCAGCTCGGCGGGGGCAGGAAGTCCCTGGCGTACGCGCTGCGGTTCCGCGCCGCGGACCGGACGCTGACCGTCGAGGAGGCGTCCGCCGCCCGCGACGCCGCGGTGGCGCTGGCCGCCGAGCGCACCGGGGCGGTGCTGCGCGGGGCGTGA
- the rpmI gene encoding 50S ribosomal protein L35 codes for MPKNKTHSGAKKRFRVTGSGKILRQRAGRRHYLEHKPSTLTRRLAGTVELAPGDAAKAKKLLGL; via the coding sequence ATGCCGAAGAACAAGACGCACAGCGGTGCGAAGAAGCGCTTTCGCGTAACCGGCTCCGGCAAGATCCTTCGCCAGCGTGCGGGCCGTCGCCACTACCTGGAGCACAAGCCGTCCACCCTGACGCGCCGTCTCGCCGGCACGGTGGAGCTGGCTCCCGGTGACGCCGCGAAGGCCAAGAAGCTTCTCGGCCTGTAG
- a CDS encoding TrmH family RNA methyltransferase: protein MGTPELISPRSPRVVAARRLVRRAFRSKERRFIAEGPQAVREAVEHRGEDGAPTLVELFTTVEAAERYADIVAAARAAGVRVHYADAEVVADVSQTVTPQGLLGVCRFLDSPFESILRARPRLVAVLAHVRDPGNAGTVLRCADAAGADAVVLTDASVDLYNPKSVRASVGSLFHLPVAVGVPVEEAVAGLREAGVRVLAADGAGEDDLDDELDAGTMGGPTAWIFGNEAWGLPAETRALADAVVRVPIHGRAESLNLATAAAVCLYASARAQRVRTAS, encoded by the coding sequence ATGGGCACCCCCGAGCTGATCTCTCCGCGTTCCCCGCGTGTCGTCGCCGCCAGGCGGCTCGTCAGACGGGCCTTCAGGAGCAAGGAACGCCGGTTCATCGCCGAGGGGCCGCAGGCCGTGCGCGAGGCGGTCGAGCACCGGGGCGAGGACGGTGCCCCGACGCTGGTCGAGCTGTTCACCACCGTCGAGGCCGCCGAGCGGTACGCCGACATCGTCGCGGCCGCCCGCGCCGCCGGGGTACGGGTGCACTACGCCGACGCCGAGGTCGTCGCCGACGTCTCGCAGACCGTCACCCCTCAGGGCCTGCTCGGCGTCTGCCGCTTCCTGGACTCGCCGTTCGAGTCCATCCTGCGGGCCCGCCCCCGTCTCGTCGCCGTCCTGGCGCATGTACGCGACCCGGGCAACGCGGGCACCGTGCTGCGCTGCGCCGACGCGGCCGGCGCCGACGCCGTCGTCCTCACCGACGCGTCCGTCGATCTCTACAACCCCAAGTCGGTCCGGGCGTCGGTCGGTTCGCTCTTCCATCTGCCGGTCGCCGTCGGCGTCCCCGTCGAAGAGGCCGTGGCGGGTCTGCGGGAAGCGGGAGTACGGGTGCTGGCCGCCGACGGGGCGGGCGAGGACGACCTCGACGACGAGCTGGACGCGGGCACCATGGGCGGTCCGACCGCCTGGATCTTCGGCAACGAGGCGTGGGGGCTGCCGGCCGAGACACGGGCGCTGGCGGACGCCGTCGTACGCGTGCCGATCCACGGCAGGGCGGAGAGTCTGAACCTGGCGACCGCCGCGGCCGTATGTCTCTACGCCTCCGCTCGGGCGCAGCGAGTCCGCACCGCGAGCTGA
- a CDS encoding 4'-phosphopantetheinyl transferase family protein, which translates to MPDGDDVIRVWSWSPRDAEAGLAERDLRPVTEEERRRVRGVRPAQATRFLARRATVRSVLAGPLDTPAERIVLGRHPCPGCGDPGHGPPKVVRPATGLWISVSHTGDLDVLAVGPHRLGVDVERHGPVDLPSLSRAALTAPEAAWVAGHQEPRARVDAFYRCWTRKEAVLKAIGIGLAGDPRRWDTRPWLERAVLTGDPVRPERRWTVENPPVGDGVTLAIGRPAEARAEVRLLTWPPADGRVADGRQEGTAGQKAGQSAGSAP; encoded by the coding sequence ATGCCGGACGGGGACGATGTGATTCGTGTGTGGTCCTGGTCCCCGCGGGACGCCGAGGCCGGGCTCGCCGAGCGGGACCTGCGACCGGTGACCGAGGAGGAACGGCGGCGGGTCCGCGGTGTGCGACCGGCCCAGGCCACGCGCTTCCTCGCCCGGCGCGCGACGGTCCGGTCCGTGCTCGCCGGTCCGCTGGACACCCCGGCGGAACGGATCGTACTCGGACGCCACCCCTGTCCCGGCTGCGGGGATCCCGGTCACGGCCCGCCGAAGGTCGTCCGGCCGGCCACCGGGCTGTGGATCAGTGTGAGCCACACCGGCGACCTCGATGTCCTGGCGGTCGGGCCGCACCGGCTCGGGGTGGACGTGGAACGGCACGGGCCGGTCGATCTGCCGAGCCTCAGCCGTGCGGCTCTCACCGCGCCCGAGGCCGCGTGGGTGGCCGGTCACCAGGAACCGCGGGCACGCGTAGACGCCTTCTACCGCTGCTGGACTCGGAAGGAGGCGGTGCTGAAGGCCATAGGCATCGGGCTCGCCGGTGATCCGAGGCGGTGGGACACCCGGCCGTGGCTGGAGCGTGCCGTACTGACGGGCGATCCGGTGCGCCCCGAACGGCGCTGGACGGTGGAGAACCCGCCCGTCGGCGACGGGGTCACCCTGGCCATCGGCCGCCCGGCGGAGGCGCGGGCGGAGGTACGGCTGCTGACCTGGCCGCCCGCGGACGGCCGGGTGGCGGACGGCCGGCAGGAGGGGACCGCCGGTCAGAAGGCGGGCCAGTCGGCGGGGTCGGCGCCGTGA
- a CDS encoding sensor histidine kinase, translating into MTVGASGSAITRGPVRPDPGESGPGGPGGPTWNAGQDLGQDFGIDPDDLPDGLVVADETGRVICFNAAAARITAVAATEAVGSPLERALPLEDLEGRRWWALTDPYGGLRTRFGQPERNLLLPGGREVLVSARYVRAFPQGPVRRLVISIRGTEARRRTERSHAELIATVAHELRSPLTSVKGFTATLLAKWERFTDDQKRLMLETVDADANRVTRLIAELLDISRIDSGRLEVRRQPVDIGTAVGRHIQSFTASGQSPDRFLVRIQQPLPALWADPDKIDQILGNLLENAVRHGEGTVTIEVAPAQVKHVDHGHTERPGAEHTHADGGAKGTAVTVSDEGPGIPEESMARVFTRFWRGSKRGGTGLGLYIVKGIVEAHGGTITVGRGPGGGAEFRFILPVGAPAYLA; encoded by the coding sequence ATGACGGTCGGGGCGAGCGGGTCGGCCATCACACGGGGACCCGTCAGGCCCGATCCGGGCGAATCCGGCCCCGGCGGCCCCGGTGGCCCCACGTGGAACGCCGGACAGGACCTCGGACAGGACTTCGGGATCGACCCCGACGACCTCCCCGACGGTCTTGTCGTCGCCGACGAGACCGGTCGCGTCATCTGCTTCAACGCCGCCGCCGCCCGGATCACCGCCGTCGCCGCCACCGAGGCCGTCGGCAGCCCGCTGGAGCGCGCGCTGCCCCTCGAAGACCTCGAAGGCCGCCGCTGGTGGGCGCTCACCGATCCGTACGGCGGCCTGCGCACCCGCTTCGGCCAGCCCGAGCGCAATCTGCTGCTGCCCGGCGGCCGTGAGGTCCTGGTCTCCGCCCGCTATGTGCGCGCGTTCCCCCAGGGGCCCGTACGCAGGCTCGTCATCAGCATCCGCGGCACCGAGGCCCGTCGCCGTACCGAACGCAGCCACGCCGAGCTGATCGCGACGGTCGCGCACGAGCTGCGCTCCCCGCTCACCTCGGTGAAGGGGTTCACCGCGACGCTGCTCGCCAAGTGGGAACGCTTCACCGACGACCAGAAGCGGCTCATGCTGGAGACCGTCGACGCCGACGCCAACCGCGTGACCAGGCTGATCGCCGAGCTGCTCGACATCTCCCGGATCGACTCCGGACGTCTCGAGGTACGCCGTCAGCCGGTGGACATCGGCACCGCCGTCGGGCGCCACATCCAGTCGTTCACCGCCTCCGGGCAGTCCCCGGACCGTTTCCTCGTACGGATCCAGCAGCCGCTGCCCGCGCTGTGGGCCGACCCCGACAAGATCGACCAGATACTCGGCAACCTGCTGGAAAACGCGGTGCGCCACGGCGAGGGAACCGTCACCATCGAAGTGGCACCGGCCCAGGTCAAACATGTCGACCACGGGCACACGGAGCGGCCCGGTGCGGAGCACACCCATGCCGACGGCGGCGCGAAAGGAACGGCGGTCACCGTGAGCGACGAAGGCCCCGGCATCCCCGAGGAGTCGATGGCCCGCGTCTTCACCCGCTTCTGGCGGGGGAGCAAGCGCGGCGGGACCGGTCTCGGGCTGTATATCGTCAAGGGCATCGTCGAGGCGCACGGCGGGACCATCACGGTGGGCCGCGGACCCGGTGGCGGGGCCGAGTTCCGATTTATCCTGCCCGTCGGCGCCCCGGCCTACCTGGCCTGA
- the rplT gene encoding 50S ribosomal protein L20 — protein sequence MARVKRAVNAHKKRRAILEQAKGYRGQRSRLYRKAKEQVTHSLVYNYNDRKKRKGDFRRLWIQRINAAARQNGMTYNRLIQGLNAANIEVDRKILAELAVNDANAFAALVEVAQKALPSDVNAPKAAA from the coding sequence GTGGCACGCGTCAAGCGGGCAGTCAATGCCCACAAGAAGCGCCGGGCGATCCTCGAGCAGGCCAAGGGATACCGCGGCCAGCGTTCGCGCCTGTACCGCAAGGCCAAGGAGCAGGTAACCCACTCCCTGGTCTACAACTACAACGACCGCAAGAAGCGCAAGGGCGACTTCCGCCGGCTGTGGATCCAGCGGATCAACGCCGCCGCCCGCCAGAACGGCATGACGTACAACCGCCTCATCCAGGGTCTCAACGCCGCCAACATCGAGGTGGACCGCAAGATCCTGGCCGAGCTCGCGGTCAACGACGCCAACGCGTTCGCCGCGCTCGTCGAGGTCGCCCAGAAGGCGCTCCCGAGCGACGTCAACGCCCCGAAGGCCGCCGCCTGA
- the pheS gene encoding phenylalanine--tRNA ligase subunit alpha has translation MSAPNKSYDPVEVEALKPEEIERMRDEALAAFAAAGDLDALAHAKTAHAGGTSPLSLANREIGALPPQAKAEAGKRVGQARGAVNKALAARQTELEAERDTRVLVEEAVDVTLPYDRTPAGARHPLTTLSERIEDIFVAMGYEVAEGPEIETEWFNFDALNMGPDHPARGEHDTFFVEAGAGADDGSGLVLRTHTSPVQARALLGRELPVYVICPGRVYRTDELDATHTPVFHQVELLAVDEGLTMADLKGTLDHMVQSLFGGEGMKTRLRPNFFPFTEPSAEMDMVCYVCRGESVGNPDRPCRTCGSEGWIELGGCGMVNPKVLIACGVDPEKYSGFAFGFGIERMLMFRHNVEDMRDMVEGDVRFTRPFGMEI, from the coding sequence ATGTCGGCACCCAACAAGTCGTACGACCCAGTCGAGGTCGAGGCGCTGAAACCGGAAGAGATCGAACGCATGCGGGACGAGGCGCTCGCCGCCTTCGCCGCCGCGGGCGACCTCGACGCGCTCGCTCACGCGAAGACGGCGCACGCCGGTGGTACCTCGCCCCTGTCGCTCGCCAACCGCGAGATCGGCGCACTGCCGCCGCAGGCCAAGGCCGAGGCGGGCAAGCGCGTGGGCCAGGCCCGCGGCGCCGTGAACAAGGCGCTCGCCGCCCGGCAGACGGAGCTGGAGGCGGAGCGGGACACCAGGGTGCTGGTCGAGGAGGCGGTGGACGTCACGCTGCCCTACGACCGCACCCCCGCCGGCGCCCGGCACCCGCTCACCACACTCTCTGAGCGCATCGAGGACATCTTCGTGGCCATGGGCTACGAGGTGGCCGAGGGCCCCGAGATCGAGACCGAGTGGTTCAACTTCGACGCGCTCAACATGGGCCCGGACCACCCGGCCCGCGGCGAGCACGACACCTTCTTCGTCGAGGCCGGCGCGGGCGCGGACGACGGCTCCGGCCTCGTCCTGCGTACGCACACCTCGCCCGTACAGGCCCGCGCCCTGCTCGGCCGTGAGCTGCCCGTCTATGTGATCTGTCCCGGGCGGGTCTACCGCACGGACGAGCTGGACGCCACGCACACCCCCGTCTTCCACCAGGTCGAGCTGCTCGCCGTCGACGAGGGCCTGACCATGGCCGACCTCAAGGGCACCCTCGACCACATGGTCCAGTCGCTGTTCGGCGGCGAGGGCATGAAGACCCGGCTGCGGCCGAACTTCTTCCCCTTCACCGAGCCGTCCGCCGAGATGGACATGGTCTGCTACGTGTGCCGCGGCGAGTCCGTCGGCAACCCGGACCGGCCCTGCCGCACCTGTGGCAGCGAGGGCTGGATCGAGCTCGGCGGCTGCGGCATGGTCAACCCGAAGGTGCTCATCGCCTGCGGTGTGGACCCGGAGAAGTACAGCGGATTCGCCTTCGGCTTCGGCATCGAGCGGATGCTGATGTTCCGCCACAACGTCGAGGACATGCGAGACATGGTCGAGGGTGACGTCCGGTTCACCCGGCCGTTCGGGATGGAGATCTGA